Proteins encoded by one window of Ignavibacteriota bacterium:
- the murA gene encoding UDP-N-acetylglucosamine 1-carboxyvinyltransferase: protein MDKFVIQGGTQLNGTISVSGAKNGSLALMPATLLAPGTYHLTNTPNLRDVWTMSRLMGSLGAFCELNGNDLFLDTRNIHTFEAPYEHVKKMRASFYVLGPLVARYGMAKVSLPGGCAWGPRPVDLHLKGLEKLGAEIELEQGYVLAKSDKLRGGKVHFDISSVGATGNVLMAATLAKGGTLITNAALEPEITALARMLCKMGAKIDGIGTTQLEIQGVDELKPVDEETIPDRIEAATFLIAAAMTKGKIQLNKTNPYHLTAVIAKLEESGAEIDVNSDTITLEMNEKPIPTDIITAVYPGIPTDIQAQWTAYMLAAEGNTKVTDNIYKDRFKHVPELVRLNADIDIIDNAAIVKGGQILKGAQVMSSDLRGSACLVLAALIAEGTTELFRIYHLDRGYEDLEKKLNSLGANIRREKTDIV, encoded by the coding sequence ATGGACAAATTTGTAATTCAAGGCGGCACTCAGCTAAATGGAACAATAAGTGTTTCGGGTGCAAAAAACGGCTCTTTGGCATTAATGCCTGCTACTCTTCTTGCACCGGGCACTTATCACTTAACTAATACCCCAAATCTTCGCGACGTCTGGACAATGTCCCGTCTGATGGGCTCTTTGGGTGCATTTTGTGAGCTTAACGGCAATGATTTATTTCTTGATACACGTAATATTCATACATTTGAGGCACCTTACGAACACGTAAAAAAAATGCGTGCTTCATTTTATGTTCTGGGACCACTTGTTGCACGATACGGAATGGCGAAAGTATCACTTCCCGGTGGATGCGCATGGGGTCCAAGACCTGTAGACCTGCATCTCAAAGGACTTGAAAAGCTCGGTGCAGAAATCGAACTTGAACAAGGATATGTCCTTGCAAAATCTGACAAACTCAGAGGTGGCAAAGTACATTTCGATATTTCGAGTGTCGGTGCTACCGGAAATGTTCTTATGGCAGCTACACTCGCAAAAGGAGGAACGCTTATTACCAATGCAGCACTTGAGCCTGAAATTACTGCTCTTGCACGTATGCTTTGCAAAATGGGTGCAAAAATTGATGGTATCGGTACTACTCAACTTGAAATTCAGGGCGTTGACGAGCTGAAGCCTGTTGATGAGGAAACTATTCCCGACAGAATCGAAGCAGCTACATTTTTGATTGCTGCTGCTATGACAAAAGGAAAAATTCAACTCAATAAGACAAATCCGTACCATCTGACAGCTGTTATTGCAAAACTCGAAGAATCGGGAGCCGAAATTGATGTGAATTCTGATACAATAACTCTCGAAATGAACGAAAAACCGATTCCAACAGATATAATTACTGCGGTTTATCCGGGAATACCTACTGATATTCAAGCTCAATGGACGGCTTATATGCTCGCCGCTGAGGGTAATACAAAAGTTACCGACAATATCTACAAAGACCGATTTAAGCATGTCCCTGAACTGGTCAGACTAAATGCAGATATTGATATAATTGACAATGCGGCTATAGTAAAAGGCGGGCAAATACTGAAAGGTGCCCAGGTAATGTCATCTGATTTGCGCGGAAGTGCATGCCTTGTCCTTGCAGCTCTAATCGCTGAAGGAACAACTGAATTATTCCGCATTTACCATTTAGACCGTGGATATGAAGACCTCGAAAAGAAATTAAACTCACTCGGTGCGAATATTAGAAGAGAAAAAACCGACATAGTTTAG
- the nuoB gene encoding NADH-quinone oxidoreductase subunit NuoB produces MGLENTLAKEGFITTSVEAVVKWAQANSAWPMPLGISCCGIEMMAFAAARFDVARFGSEVFRMTPRQSDILLVAGTVTFKMAHVVRKIYDQMPDPKWVISMGVCASTGGMFRSYSVVQGIDQFLPVDAYVSGCPPRPEAVIQALMSIQEKIKKDHKPDLYNLGKDVSRMPVQHKYDGSLFFDPLNKEAISK; encoded by the coding sequence ATGGGATTAGAAAATACATTGGCAAAAGAAGGATTTATAACAACATCAGTTGAAGCAGTAGTTAAATGGGCACAAGCAAATTCAGCGTGGCCTATGCCATTGGGTATATCATGTTGCGGTATTGAGATGATGGCTTTTGCTGCAGCAAGATTTGACGTTGCAAGATTCGGTTCAGAGGTATTCAGAATGACTCCTCGCCAGTCCGATATATTACTTGTTGCCGGAACAGTAACTTTCAAAATGGCACATGTCGTACGAAAAATTTACGACCAGATGCCGGACCCTAAATGGGTGATTTCAATGGGTGTTTGTGCTTCAACAGGTGGTATGTTTCGTAGCTATTCAGTTGTTCAGGGAATTGACCAATTTCTGCCGGTTGATGCTTATGTATCAGGATGTCCGCCAAGACCTGAAGCTGTAATTCAGGCATTAATGTCAATTCAGGAAAAAATTAAAAAAGACCATAAGCCTGACCTGTACAATTTAGGTAAAGACGTATCACGAATGCCGGTTCAGCATAAATATGACGGAAGTTTGTTCTTCGACCCTCTCAATAAAGAGGCTATATCCAAATAA
- the ndhC gene encoding NADH-quinone oxidoreductase subunit A, translating to MIETYLPLIVMLVVGFTVGLAFMLLSEWLGARRTTEGKRTTYESGMVPRGTARDRFSIKFYMVAMSFIVFDIEVVFMYPWAVQLGELGMTAFWAMFAFIVILFVGYIYEFKKGGFEWD from the coding sequence ATGATTGAAACTTATTTACCTTTGATAGTAATGCTTGTAGTTGGATTTACGGTAGGGCTTGCTTTTATGCTGCTTTCGGAGTGGCTTGGTGCCAGACGCACAACGGAAGGTAAGCGGACAACTTATGAGAGCGGTATGGTACCTCGTGGTACTGCCCGCGACAGATTCTCTATAAAATTCTATATGGTAGCTATGAGTTTTATAGTATTCGATATAGAGGTTGTGTTTATGTATCCTTGGGCTGTTCAACTTGGTGAATTGGGAATGACGGCTTTTTGGGCGATGTTTGCATTTATAGTTATATTATTCGTAGGTTATATCTACGAATTTAAGAAAGGAGGATTCGAATGGGATTAG
- a CDS encoding PAS domain S-box protein, producing the protein MKKSKINIFDEIREKAEKLMTAKKSDPDDYKNYDLSKLLHDLEVYQIELELQHEELTNTRDNLQFSSDKYIELYDFAPIGYITLDENKKILRINQTGCQIFATDKPKATGKSITDYISKKSQDDFYIFYNDLLEKNLRQSVEIMIKNSNGSEFYCQMDGVRNKNTSSDEIISISITDISKQKNTELELFSEKNRLELIYRHVPVALITLDEKLRIKSWNPKAETIIGYTEEEVLRKYIYEVLKFNFEEKVLFEDIINKGKLQGLQIKTKFDEVLTINFKSDKLIDATNINSGYIITLEDITSETRTSESLQESERRFRSIIEKTPIGMCITDDEGLYEYVNPAYCKIYKYMPDELLGKHFTIVVNDEVRSFFKELHDRFIYEGEHVEIRGEWDVVDKYGDKISILADAARIIGIDNKPKKVTFVIDVSEMKKVEDNLRKAINIAEIANKSKSEFLANMSHEIRTPLNAILGFSELLKNKKFDSDKYEYYLDGISVAGVNLLNLINDILDLSKIEAGKMIIKTEPVDLSELCEEVIKIFIIKITEKNLKVETRISENTPLGLALDEIRLRQILFNLMGNAVKFTEKGSITIEVNFNKNNEISGDLQVNVVDSGIGIPESQIQRIFEPFMQTEGQNARKYGGTGLGLPITKRLVEMMNGSIEVESELGKGTRFSFIIKNVEISDSSVVKSKTKSENAIGITFNNQKVLVIDDNYDNIEIVKGFLKNSGLEILSISDAEKAINKAIETLPDIILLDMQLPKTDGFELSKLLSENPATKDIPIIAMTASSIESFPITTRLMITGYIRKPFTKNILIGEISRIIVPVENIIESEPFYLSFLKFKQNLVNIPETKVEKNSYLYLTKILMKEWDDVNNTLIIDKIKDFGKHIIEFSEKTNIHFFKEYSNYLISAIDNIDIESLIEILPLFEELVKKIKSI; encoded by the coding sequence ATGAAAAAAAGTAAAATAAATATATTCGACGAAATAAGGGAAAAAGCTGAAAAGCTTATGACTGCAAAGAAGTCCGATCCTGATGATTATAAAAATTATGACCTGAGCAAACTCCTGCACGATCTTGAAGTGTATCAGATTGAGCTCGAATTACAGCATGAAGAACTCACTAATACACGTGATAATTTGCAGTTCTCAAGTGATAAATATATTGAGTTATATGACTTTGCTCCAATTGGTTATATTACTCTGGATGAGAATAAAAAGATTTTGAGAATAAATCAAACAGGATGTCAGATATTTGCAACAGATAAACCCAAAGCAACAGGTAAAAGTATAACCGATTATATTTCAAAAAAATCTCAGGATGACTTCTACATATTTTATAATGATTTACTTGAAAAAAACTTGAGGCAATCTGTCGAAATAATGATAAAAAATTCTAATGGAAGTGAATTTTATTGTCAAATGGACGGTGTAAGAAACAAGAACACTTCTTCAGATGAGATTATAAGTATTTCAATAACTGACATCAGCAAGCAAAAAAATACCGAACTGGAATTATTCTCAGAAAAAAATCGCCTCGAACTCATTTACAGGCATGTTCCTGTTGCTCTGATAACTCTTGACGAAAAGCTAAGAATAAAATCTTGGAATCCTAAAGCTGAAACTATAATCGGTTATACTGAAGAAGAAGTCCTCAGAAAATATATTTATGAAGTGTTAAAATTTAATTTTGAAGAAAAAGTTCTGTTTGAGGATATTATAAATAAAGGTAAGCTACAGGGGCTTCAAATAAAAACCAAGTTTGATGAAGTACTGACTATCAATTTCAAGTCCGATAAATTAATTGATGCTACAAATATCAACAGTGGCTATATCATTACACTTGAAGATATTACAAGCGAAACAAGAACAAGCGAAAGTCTACAGGAAAGTGAGAGGCGATTCAGAAGCATCATCGAAAAAACTCCAATTGGTATGTGCATTACAGATGATGAGGGACTATACGAATATGTAAATCCCGCGTATTGTAAAATTTATAAATATATGCCTGATGAACTTCTCGGGAAGCATTTTACTATAGTTGTAAATGATGAAGTTCGTTCATTTTTCAAAGAACTGCACGATAGATTTATATACGAAGGCGAACATGTCGAAATTCGCGGAGAATGGGATGTAGTAGATAAGTACGGGGATAAAATCAGTATTCTTGCTGATGCAGCACGTATAATCGGTATTGACAATAAACCCAAAAAAGTAACTTTCGTCATTGATGTCAGCGAAATGAAGAAAGTTGAAGATAATTTAAGAAAAGCAATTAATATTGCCGAAATTGCAAATAAATCAAAAAGCGAATTCCTTGCAAATATGAGCCATGAAATTCGAACTCCACTTAATGCAATTTTAGGTTTTTCAGAATTATTAAAAAATAAAAAATTCGATTCTGACAAGTATGAATACTATCTTGATGGTATTTCGGTTGCAGGTGTTAATCTACTAAATCTCATTAATGATATACTCGACCTCTCGAAAATTGAAGCAGGAAAAATGATAATCAAAACTGAACCGGTGGATTTATCTGAGCTTTGTGAAGAAGTCATAAAAATATTCATAATTAAAATTACTGAAAAGAATTTAAAAGTTGAAACCAGAATTTCCGAAAATACTCCGCTCGGACTTGCATTGGACGAGATAAGATTAAGACAGATTTTATTTAATTTGATGGGTAATGCCGTAAAATTTACTGAAAAAGGCAGCATTACAATTGAAGTCAATTTTAATAAGAACAACGAAATTTCCGGAGATTTACAAGTAAATGTTGTTGATAGCGGTATTGGAATTCCTGAATCACAAATTCAAAGAATATTTGAACCATTTATGCAGACTGAAGGACAAAATGCACGTAAATACGGCGGTACCGGACTTGGGCTTCCAATAACCAAACGACTGGTCGAAATGATGAACGGCTCAATAGAAGTAGAAAGCGAGCTTGGTAAAGGTACACGCTTCAGCTTCATTATTAAAAATGTCGAAATTTCCGACTCAAGTGTTGTGAAGAGCAAAACAAAATCTGAAAACGCTATCGGTATTACCTTTAATAATCAAAAAGTATTGGTGATTGATGATAATTATGATAATATTGAAATTGTTAAGGGATTTCTGAAGAATTCAGGTTTAGAGATATTATCCATCAGTGATGCCGAAAAAGCAATAAACAAAGCAATCGAAACACTGCCTGACATTATACTACTTGATATGCAACTTCCGAAAACAGATGGCTTTGAGCTGAGCAAACTACTGAGCGAAAATCCTGCAACCAAGGATATACCGATTATTGCAATGACTGCTTCTTCGATAGAATCATTCCCGATTACTACACGTCTGATGATAACAGGATATATTAGAAAGCCGTTTACAAAAAATATATTGATTGGAGAGATTTCTAGAATTATTGTTCCTGTTGAAAATATTATCGAATCAGAGCCTTTTTATCTTTCATTTTTAAAATTCAAACAAAATCTTGTTAATATACCTGAAACTAAAGTAGAAAAAAACTCTTATCTTTATCTTACTAAAATACTTATGAAAGAATGGGATGATGTAAATAATACTCTCATAATTGATAAAATCAAAGATTTCGGTAAGCATATAATTGAGTTCTCTGAAAAAACGAATATACATTTCTTTAAAGAATACTCCAATTATCTGATTAGTGCCATTGACAATATAGATATTGAAAGTCTGATTGAAATACTTCCGCTTTTCGAAGAACTTGTAAAAAAGATTAAATCAATATAA
- a CDS encoding PAS domain-containing protein gives MPSKSKKIDLGNKYIKTNDVSEQNYYNDDNFPIAGVGASAGGLEALEQFFKNIKPDSGLGYVVVQHLSPDYKSLMVELLGKHTSIPIYRAEDGMKVQKNSIYLIPPKKNLTIFHRKLYLTDQSLNLGLNLPIDIFLRSLAEDLAERSIGIVLSGTGSDGTLGIRAIKGAGGMVMVQDEETAKFDGMPKSAIATGLVDYILPPYRMGEQLLKYVEHPFLKASDKKLDIDIEENDVISKILLAIRARTGVDFTYYKPNTIVRRIERRSSVHHIPDIEDYYRLVSDSPTEVNVLYKELLIGVTKFFRDSEAFELVKEKVIPRLFESKVVGESIRVWVPGCSTGEEAYTLAILLREYMNLIEREYDIKIFATDIDKDAIEYASMGTYPESIVTDISEDHLRKYFTKNGSTFKVVDSIRQMVIFATHNLIKDPPFSKIDLVSCRNLLIYFQPVMQKKVLSSFGFSLSNGGILFLGSSESIGELSSYFNVIDNKWKIYKSNEKILHPIMDVLHLPHSSIKMFPAHQDKRSKIYSDSDLLDSINKELFNDFVPPSIIINEKYELIHVFKDANKFMKLPSGKVSLNILNMVPQELSVALGTAIHRAIKEQGEIVYKDISFMRDDKSVSLNLIVKMFKHDKTKNNMMLIIFEETGNAENSLITSELFDIGSNVNQRLFDLEGELKYTKENLQATIEELETSNEELQATNEELIASNEELQSTNEELQSVNEELYTVNSEYQNKIEELTELNNDINNWFNVTNIGTIFLDLKLKIRKFTPATKYFVNLIEDDIGRPISHISYNFVYNEFINQINLVLKTLNPFEIELKSTDEKWFLLKVLPYRTVENAIKGIVITFIDIDKIKSYELQIRRDNEFLSRILENSPNAKVMHDANGKISYANKKAVEILELSPSELKGKKYNDPKFVVCYEDGSRMKEEDFPFNYVMKNNAVINNKLLKMKFKNDVVKSLLVNASPMFDINNNIEAVLISFVEY, from the coding sequence ATGCCTTCAAAAAGTAAGAAAATTGATCTTGGTAATAAATATATAAAAACAAATGATGTATCAGAACAGAATTACTATAACGACGACAACTTCCCAATTGCCGGAGTAGGTGCTTCGGCGGGCGGTCTTGAAGCTTTAGAGCAATTCTTTAAGAATATTAAACCGGATAGTGGACTGGGTTATGTAGTGGTTCAGCATTTATCACCTGATTATAAAAGCCTGATGGTTGAGCTTCTCGGTAAGCATACATCAATACCGATTTACCGCGCAGAAGACGGAATGAAGGTACAGAAAAATTCAATATACTTAATACCTCCCAAAAAAAATCTCACAATATTTCACCGTAAGTTATATTTGACAGACCAATCACTTAATCTTGGCCTTAACCTTCCGATAGATATTTTTCTTAGGTCGCTGGCTGAAGACCTTGCCGAGCGTTCAATCGGCATAGTGCTTTCGGGTACAGGAAGCGATGGTACACTTGGAATAAGAGCAATTAAAGGTGCTGGTGGTATGGTTATGGTGCAGGATGAAGAAACTGCCAAATTCGACGGAATGCCAAAAAGTGCAATAGCTACAGGTCTTGTGGATTATATTCTACCTCCGTATAGAATGGGTGAGCAACTTTTGAAGTATGTTGAACATCCATTTCTTAAAGCTTCAGACAAAAAACTTGATATTGACATTGAAGAAAATGATGTGATTTCAAAAATACTATTAGCTATTCGCGCTCGCACAGGTGTTGATTTCACATACTATAAGCCAAATACAATTGTAAGAAGAATAGAAAGAAGAAGCAGCGTTCATCATATTCCTGATATTGAGGATTACTACAGACTTGTTAGCGATTCACCTACTGAGGTGAATGTCCTTTATAAAGAACTTCTGATTGGAGTTACTAAGTTTTTTAGAGACTCAGAAGCATTTGAGCTTGTTAAAGAAAAAGTAATTCCTCGTTTATTTGAAAGTAAAGTAGTTGGTGAAAGTATCAGGGTTTGGGTGCCGGGTTGCTCGACCGGCGAAGAGGCATATACGCTTGCAATATTATTAAGAGAGTACATGAACCTGATTGAAAGAGAATATGATATTAAGATTTTCGCTACAGATATTGACAAAGATGCTATCGAATATGCAAGTATGGGCACATATCCCGAAAGTATAGTAACAGATATTAGCGAAGATCATCTGCGTAAATATTTTACTAAGAACGGCTCGACATTCAAAGTTGTTGATTCAATCAGACAAATGGTCATTTTTGCAACTCATAATTTAATAAAAGACCCTCCATTTTCAAAAATTGACCTTGTTAGTTGTCGCAATCTGTTGATTTACTTTCAACCGGTTATGCAAAAAAAAGTATTATCTTCATTTGGCTTTTCACTAAGCAACGGAGGTATTCTGTTTTTGGGTTCGAGCGAATCAATAGGTGAACTATCCAGCTACTTCAATGTAATTGACAATAAATGGAAGATTTACAAAAGTAACGAAAAAATTCTGCACCCTATAATGGATGTTTTGCATCTACCACATTCGAGTATAAAAATGTTTCCCGCTCATCAGGATAAGAGAAGTAAAATTTATTCGGACTCAGATTTGCTCGATTCAATCAATAAAGAATTATTTAATGATTTCGTTCCACCTTCTATTATCATTAACGAGAAATACGAACTGATTCACGTTTTCAAAGATGCAAATAAATTCATGAAACTTCCTTCGGGAAAGGTTTCTTTGAATATTTTGAATATGGTTCCTCAGGAGCTGTCTGTAGCTCTTGGTACAGCAATTCATAGAGCAATTAAGGAACAGGGTGAAATTGTATATAAAGATATAAGTTTTATGAGAGATGATAAATCCGTATCTCTCAATCTAATCGTTAAGATGTTCAAGCATGATAAGACTAAAAATAATATGATGCTTATTATTTTCGAAGAAACAGGCAATGCAGAAAACAGTCTTATTACCAGTGAATTATTTGATATCGGTAGTAATGTTAATCAAAGGCTATTTGACCTCGAAGGTGAATTGAAATATACTAAAGAGAACCTTCAGGCAACAATTGAAGAGCTTGAAACAAGCAACGAAGAGCTTCAGGCAACTAACGAAGAGCTTATTGCTTCCAATGAAGAGCTACAAAGCACAAATGAAGAACTGCAATCGGTAAATGAAGAGCTTTATACGGTAAATTCTGAGTATCAGAATAAAATTGAGGAACTTACTGAACTCAATAATGACATAAATAACTGGTTTAATGTAACAAATATAGGTACTATTTTCTTAGACCTTAAGCTAAAAATACGTAAATTTACGCCTGCTACCAAATACTTTGTAAATTTGATTGAAGATGATATAGGAAGACCTATAAGCCATATCTCTTATAACTTCGTATATAACGAATTTATTAATCAGATTAATCTGGTTTTAAAAACTCTGAATCCATTTGAAATCGAGCTAAAATCAACTGACGAAAAGTGGTTTTTGCTAAAAGTATTACCATATCGAACAGTGGAAAATGCAATAAAAGGCATTGTGATTACTTTTATAGATATTGATAAAATCAAGAGCTATGAACTTCAAATCAGACGTGATAATGAATTTTTATCAAGAATTTTGGAAAATAGTCCAAATGCAAAAGTAATGCATGATGCCAACGGCAAAATATCTTATGCAAATAAAAAGGCAGTGGAAATTCTTGAACTGAGTCCATCAGAATTAAAAGGGAAAAAATACAACGATCCCAAATTCGTTGTATGTTATGAAGATGGATCAAGAATGAAAGAAGAAGATTTTCCTTTTAATTACGTTATGAAAAATAACGCTGTTATCAATAACAAACTACTTAAAATGAAATTCAAAAATGATGTAGTAAAATCACTTCTTGTTAATGCCTCGCCAATGTTTGACATAAATAACAATATTGAAGCCGTTTTAATTTCATTTGTAGAGTACTGA